A region of Liolophura sinensis isolate JHLJ2023 chromosome 8, CUHK_Ljap_v2, whole genome shotgun sequence DNA encodes the following proteins:
- the LOC135473142 gene encoding protein canopy homolog 2-like, translated as MSVAVELVVLVLFCFLNVLGHVEGGEIKNLKCQVCRAVVDETMFRISIVDPKRMIEVGSFRVDSHGNQARYEVPYAGSETHLTELFEEELCTHMHNYGEITDQEGRTSIVRMSSKEEKPVKLTGVKIDADRQKKYLAACEELLEDHDEEMMVVFKKTDVPQFVAEQKVCVDISGFCTPEDLVLPMPSPTLEEQEADVIEDLEKRLAETAPKTPEPVREEDDEGQTDGQTDTPIEAEKTEL; from the exons aTGAGTGTAGCAGTTGAACTGGTTGTTTTGGTACTTTTCTGCTTTCTGAATGTACTGGGACATGTTGAAGGAGGGGAGATTAAGAATCTGAAATGTCAAG TGTGCAGAGCTGTTGTAGATGAGACTATGTTTAGGATCAGTATAGTTGATCCAAAGAGAATGATTGAAGTGGGAAGTTTTCGTGTGGACAGTCACGGGAATCAAGCCAGATATGAG GTGCCTTATGCTGGGTCAGAGACTCACTTGACTGAACTGTTTGAGGAAGAGCTGTGTACTCACATGCACAACTATGGGGAGATAACTGACCAAGAAGGCAGGACCAGCATTGTGCGCATGTCTTCTAAAGAAGAGAAGCCTGTAAAACTGACAGGTGTAAAGATAGACGCAGACAGACAGAAGAAGTACCTGGCTGCT TGTGAGGAACTTTTAGAAGACCATGATGAAGAAATGATGGTTGTTTTTAAGAAGACAGACGTTCCTCAGTTTGTTGCTGAGCAGAAAGTTTGTGTGGATATTTCAG gATTTTGCACCCCGGAGGATTTGGTCCTTCCTATGCCCAGTCCGACCCTAGAGGAACAAGAAGCTGATGTTATAGAAGACCTGGAGAAAAGACTAGCAGAAACAGCCCCCAAAACACCTGAGCCAGTTAGAGAAGAAGATGATGagggacagacagatggacagacagacactcCAATAGAGGCAGAGAAAACAGAATTATGA